A genome region from Acidobacteriota bacterium includes the following:
- a CDS encoding site-specific integrase: protein MTLPHPADADNPAAVYRDSLSRGSYWAVHHSLQTVAGLLGSEDPWSYPWHELRYRDTARIRARLVESYAPATVNKVLSALRGVLKTCWRLGLVDSETYARAADVSNVRARVLPAGQGLGCEQVEKLLATCVADPSPAGRRDAAIFAVLYGGGLRRAELCGLDLEDFGKDGCRLTIRSGKGRQDRRIFLHEDSCQLIRTWIATRGESGGPLFCPVSAAGTLRLTRLRGEAVRFILQKRQRQAGLDGLTPHDFRRAFVSRLLDAGVDVFTVQKLAGHADAKTTARYDRRGDAARRAAAASLTLY from the coding sequence GTGACCCTGCCTCACCCCGCCGATGCCGACAATCCGGCCGCCGTCTACCGCGACTCGCTCAGCCGCGGCAGCTACTGGGCGGTCCATCACTCCCTGCAAACCGTCGCCGGGCTGCTGGGAAGTGAGGACCCTTGGAGCTATCCGTGGCATGAACTTCGTTATCGAGACACCGCTCGCATCCGGGCGCGGCTCGTCGAGAGCTACGCCCCGGCCACGGTCAACAAGGTGCTCTCCGCCTTGCGCGGCGTGTTGAAGACCTGCTGGCGGCTCGGCCTGGTGGACTCCGAGACCTATGCGAGAGCGGCCGATGTGAGCAACGTGCGAGCGAGGGTCCTGCCGGCGGGTCAAGGGCTTGGGTGCGAACAGGTCGAAAAGCTCCTCGCGACCTGCGTGGCCGATCCGTCACCGGCAGGTCGGCGAGACGCGGCAATCTTTGCCGTTCTCTATGGCGGCGGTCTACGTCGCGCGGAACTCTGCGGACTCGACCTCGAAGATTTCGGCAAGGACGGCTGCCGGCTCACGATTCGATCTGGCAAAGGGCGCCAGGATCGGCGAATCTTCTTGCACGAAGACTCTTGCCAACTGATCCGGACTTGGATTGCCACTCGGGGAGAATCGGGCGGGCCGTTGTTCTGTCCGGTGAGCGCTGCCGGAACGCTCCGCCTCACCCGCCTGCGAGGCGAGGCCGTTCGCTTCATCCTGCAGAAGCGCCAACGTCAGGCAGGTCTCGACGGGCTCACACCTCATGACTTCCGGCGGGCCTTTGTCTCCCGACTCCTCGACGCTGGGGTCGATGTCTTCACGGTCCAGAAACTGGCCGGCCATGCCGACGCCAAGACCACGGCGCGTTATGACCGGAGGGGAGATGCGGCCCGTCGAGCGGCAGCAGCCAGCCTCACACTCTACTAG
- a CDS encoding DUF3631 domain-containing protein, translating into MLFRSEDLLNARSNEGVVLVVEGEKDAERAKSLGLVAVCNPEGAGSWRDEYSQQLRDLPVLVVADRDEPGRRHAEAVAISLFTIAGSVRLGELPGNGINDLSDWIEEGTCRGFESASLRAQLLEWADSVPEFTGGSEPHESGKASSESRVEALFQSIAGLADDADLEPHLRELGKIAPSLDPLDRELLRERAVSALKDKTKAPGRLVDAAMKVSHLPDAGGGPGRSLVFAEFEPWPEAVEGGALLAELEATFERYTVLAPGAAVALALWTLFTYCFDAFPVSPLLALTSPEKRCGKTTLVTLLSNLVRRPLPASNISPAALFRAVEAYEPTLLVDEADTFLKEREELRGILNSGHTRATAFVVRTVGDQHEARTFSTWGPKALAMIGRLPSTLEDRSILVPMKRKAPGETVERLRLDRLEEFLQLRQKATRWALDRHEALVGAEPRVPTELHDRAADNWRPLLAIANDAAGHWPEKARSAAHALTLGGDDDSSIRVQLLVDINRLFASRAADQLFSESLLADLVTLESRPWGEWKRGKAMTAIGLARLLKPFGVRPRKIRIGQETRQGYRAADFADAFARYLPGSSEPHTEPEHSEQRNNDGAFRASVTRNTEDSVPARESLKSPLPAGFVPSVPGELGRDSHPAGDREVFEL; encoded by the coding sequence GTGCTCTTCCGGTCCGAGGATCTTCTCAACGCACGGTCGAACGAAGGTGTCGTTCTGGTCGTAGAGGGCGAGAAAGACGCGGAGCGCGCCAAGAGCCTCGGCCTGGTGGCCGTGTGCAACCCCGAGGGCGCCGGCTCCTGGCGGGACGAGTACTCCCAACAGCTTCGGGATTTGCCCGTCCTGGTGGTGGCGGATCGAGATGAACCAGGGCGGCGGCATGCCGAAGCGGTGGCGATTTCTTTATTTACGATCGCAGGTTCCGTGCGGCTGGGCGAGCTTCCCGGCAACGGTATCAACGACCTGTCGGACTGGATCGAAGAGGGGACCTGTCGAGGCTTTGAGTCCGCAAGCCTTCGCGCACAGCTCCTGGAATGGGCGGACTCGGTTCCTGAATTCACCGGTGGGTCAGAGCCGCACGAGAGCGGAAAAGCCTCCTCGGAATCTCGAGTCGAGGCACTCTTTCAATCGATTGCCGGCCTGGCCGACGATGCAGACCTTGAGCCTCACCTGCGGGAACTCGGGAAGATAGCTCCCAGTCTCGACCCACTAGATCGTGAACTTCTCCGAGAGCGCGCGGTCTCTGCACTGAAGGACAAGACGAAGGCGCCGGGACGCCTGGTCGATGCCGCAATGAAGGTGAGCCATCTGCCGGATGCGGGAGGCGGCCCCGGGCGATCGCTGGTCTTCGCGGAGTTCGAGCCGTGGCCTGAAGCGGTCGAAGGTGGCGCACTCCTGGCGGAACTCGAAGCGACGTTCGAACGCTACACGGTGCTCGCTCCAGGTGCGGCCGTGGCGCTCGCACTCTGGACCCTGTTCACTTACTGCTTCGACGCCTTTCCCGTGTCGCCCCTGCTCGCCTTGACTTCCCCCGAGAAGCGCTGCGGCAAGACGACTCTCGTCACGCTGTTGAGCAATCTGGTGCGGCGGCCCCTACCCGCCTCGAACATCTCGCCGGCAGCGCTCTTCCGCGCCGTGGAAGCCTACGAACCCACGCTCCTGGTTGATGAAGCGGACACCTTCCTCAAAGAGCGGGAAGAGCTTCGAGGCATCCTCAACAGCGGACACACCCGTGCGACGGCCTTTGTCGTGCGAACGGTAGGTGACCAGCACGAGGCACGCACGTTCAGTACCTGGGGTCCCAAGGCCCTCGCAATGATCGGCCGCCTGCCGTCGACGCTAGAGGATCGATCCATCCTTGTACCGATGAAACGCAAGGCTCCCGGCGAGACGGTCGAACGGCTCCGGCTGGATCGCCTTGAGGAGTTTCTGCAGCTACGGCAGAAGGCAACGCGCTGGGCACTGGATCGCCACGAAGCCCTAGTGGGCGCCGAGCCGCGGGTGCCGACCGAGTTGCACGACCGGGCCGCGGACAACTGGCGGCCGCTGCTGGCCATCGCCAACGACGCGGCAGGTCACTGGCCCGAGAAGGCACGGAGCGCAGCTCACGCCTTGACCCTCGGAGGCGATGACGACTCCTCCATCCGGGTCCAACTCCTCGTGGACATCAACCGGCTATTTGCCTCCCGTGCCGCCGATCAGCTCTTCTCGGAAAGTCTTCTCGCCGATCTCGTCACCCTGGAGTCCCGACCCTGGGGCGAATGGAAGCGGGGCAAGGCCATGACGGCCATTGGCCTGGCGCGACTACTCAAGCCCTTCGGCGTGAGGCCAAGAAAGATCCGCATCGGACAGGAGACCCGACAGGGTTACCGAGCCGCGGACTTCGCCGACGCCTTTGCTCGGTACCTCCCTGGCTCCTCCGAACCCCATACCGAGCCGGAACACTCGGAACAACGCAATAACGACGGTGCTTTTCGCGCCTCGGTAACCCGGAACACCGAGGATTCTGTTCCAGCTCGCGAATCGCTGAAAAGCCCCTTGCCCGCGGGCTTTGTTCCGAGTGTTCCGGGTGAACTCGGAAGGGACTCCCATCCCGCTGGAGATCGGGAGGTCTTCGAGCTATGA
- a CDS encoding terminase large subunit yields MDHRRKCGKSTLAADIGLNLFCADGEPGAEVYTAATKRDQARITRSEAARMVTASPSLRRHIGIFRDNLHVLSTSSKFEPLGADADFMDGLNVHGAIVDELHAHRNREVWDVLETATGSRRQPLLFAITTAGFDRHSICWELHEYMQKVLEGLLDDDSLLGYIACLDEGDDWTDETAGAKANPSFGVCVKLEDLRRTPTKELEKLMLGERSPTESNRYCDRWGRSVGHGNWAGDGGDGARAVGV; encoded by the coding sequence ATGGATCACCGCAGAAAGTGCGGCAAGTCGACGCTTGCCGCCGACATCGGCCTCAACCTCTTCTGTGCCGATGGCGAACCCGGTGCCGAGGTCTACACCGCAGCCACCAAGCGAGACCAGGCCCGCATCACCCGCAGTGAAGCCGCTCGCATGGTGACCGCCTCGCCATCCCTCAGGCGGCACATCGGGATTTTCCGCGACAACCTCCACGTCCTCAGTACGTCGTCGAAGTTTGAGCCGCTGGGCGCCGACGCCGACTTCATGGACGGCCTCAATGTCCACGGAGCGATCGTCGACGAGCTCCACGCCCACCGAAACCGCGAGGTCTGGGACGTGCTCGAAACCGCCACCGGCTCTCGCCGGCAGCCGTTGCTCTTCGCCATCACCACGGCCGGCTTCGATCGCCATTCCATCTGCTGGGAGCTACACGAGTACATGCAGAAGGTGCTCGAAGGCCTGCTCGACGACGATTCCCTCCTCGGCTACATCGCCTGTCTCGACGAGGGCGACGACTGGACGGACGAGACCGCCGGGGCCAAGGCCAATCCCAGCTTCGGTGTCTGCGTCAAGCTCGAAGACCTCCGCCGCACGCCGACTAAGGAGCTGGAGAAGCTGATGCTGGGCGAGCGATCGCCCACGGAGAGCAACCGGTACTGCGATCGATGGGGCCGTAGCGTTGGTCATGGCAATTGGGCGGGCGATGGTGGGGATGGAGCCAGAGCGGTCGGTGTATGA
- a CDS encoding ParB N-terminal domain-containing protein: protein MAEEKLELRYVPLAQARRWDDNPKKHDLEALVRSIETHGFGDPPKFDSTLGALVYGNGRTEALERMRAAGKEPPRGVGLLDEDEWAVPVIFGVDAESRAAAVAFAIDHNHLTLLGGGLGIEDLVQIWDEEALQDLLRTTPDAGPLLASLGPTDLESLVRGPDFSPVAGSEQSRLDEKKKVTCPHCGEEFRP, encoded by the coding sequence GTGGCCGAAGAGAAGCTCGAACTACGCTACGTCCCGCTCGCCCAAGCTCGACGCTGGGACGACAATCCCAAGAAGCACGACCTCGAAGCCCTGGTGCGCTCGATCGAGACCCACGGCTTTGGCGATCCCCCGAAGTTCGACAGCACATTGGGTGCCTTGGTCTACGGCAACGGCCGGACCGAGGCCCTGGAGCGGATGCGCGCAGCCGGAAAAGAGCCGCCGCGGGGCGTCGGGCTGCTCGACGAGGACGAGTGGGCCGTGCCGGTGATCTTCGGCGTCGATGCCGAGAGCCGCGCTGCGGCCGTGGCGTTTGCCATCGACCACAACCACCTGACGCTCTTGGGCGGCGGCCTGGGGATCGAGGATCTCGTGCAAATCTGGGACGAAGAAGCCTTGCAGGACCTCCTGCGAACGACTCCGGATGCCGGCCCGCTCCTCGCGAGTCTCGGTCCAACGGATCTGGAAAGCCTCGTCCGTGGGCCCGACTTCTCGCCCGTCGCCGGCAGCGAACAATCACGACTCGACGAGAAGAAGAAAGTGACGTGTCCGCATTGCGGCGAGGAGTTCCGGCCTTGA
- the radC gene encoding DNA repair protein RadC gives MPARKPSSHRTATLIADLGTDERPRERLLQNGPQALSDSELVAVLLRGGRPGCSVLEQAREILEGAGGLVGLASACPRSLCCAGMGPVKTAALLASVEIARRMAAAQIPDRKPLSRPTEVATYLDLRYGRRDQEVMGVLFLDGRNRLLAEEELFRGTLSRSTADPRTILRRGLVHNATALMLFHTHPSGDPSPSQEDIHFTRRMADAGDLIGIGLVDHLIVAAGGRWTSMRAQGLW, from the coding sequence ATGCCCGCCCGGAAGCCCAGTTCTCACCGCACCGCGACCCTGATCGCGGACCTCGGGACCGATGAGCGCCCCCGTGAGCGCCTGCTGCAGAACGGCCCGCAGGCCTTGTCGGATTCGGAGTTGGTCGCCGTACTGTTGCGGGGTGGTCGGCCGGGGTGCTCGGTGCTGGAACAGGCGAGGGAGATCCTCGAAGGGGCCGGCGGTTTGGTGGGGTTGGCCTCGGCCTGCCCGCGGAGTCTGTGCTGTGCTGGGATGGGACCCGTCAAGACCGCCGCGCTCCTGGCCTCGGTCGAGATCGCTCGCCGGATGGCCGCGGCTCAGATCCCGGACCGGAAGCCCCTCTCCCGGCCCACCGAAGTGGCCACCTACCTCGATCTCCGCTACGGCCGCCGAGACCAGGAGGTCATGGGAGTGCTGTTTCTGGATGGCCGCAACCGTCTGCTGGCAGAGGAGGAACTCTTCCGCGGCACCCTGTCTCGGTCTACCGCCGATCCACGCACCATCTTGCGACGCGGCTTGGTCCATAACGCCACGGCGTTGATGCTGTTCCACACCCACCCGAGCGGCGACCCTTCCCCAAGCCAGGAAGACATTCACTTCACGCGGCGCATGGCCGATGCCGGAGACTTGATCGGCATCGGTCTGGTCGACCACCTGATCGTCGCTGCCGGCGGCCGCTGGACCAGCATGCGAGCTCAGGGGCTCTGGTGA
- a CDS encoding terminase family protein: MKLRSAPLAQRILRLPARERELAVGYLQVLVEARRDELKRRRRDCIDLARGAGIEPDNWQAQVLKSTSPRILLNCSRQSGKSTVTALLAVHTALYEADALVLLLSPSLRQSQELFRKALGLYQTLDRPIPAESESALRLEVENGSRVVSLPGTSSTIRGYSGVRLLAIDEAARVPDDLYFAVRPMLAVSGGRLICLSTPFGTRGWWYDAWRSDEPWERYEVPASECPRISPEFLEEERLAMGEWWFEQEYGCLFAEAENQPFSREDVERAFSEDLEAWDL; this comes from the coding sequence GTGAAGCTGCGTTCGGCTCCACTTGCGCAGCGCATCCTGCGACTACCGGCTCGGGAGCGGGAGCTGGCTGTGGGGTACCTGCAAGTGCTAGTCGAGGCACGCAGGGATGAACTCAAGCGACGGCGGCGAGACTGTATCGACCTCGCCCGAGGCGCCGGCATCGAACCGGACAACTGGCAGGCGCAAGTTCTCAAGAGCACCTCACCACGAATCCTCCTCAACTGCTCCCGTCAATCCGGCAAGTCCACCGTGACGGCTCTGCTCGCCGTCCACACGGCGCTCTATGAGGCGGATGCCTTGGTGTTGCTGCTCTCGCCCTCCTTGCGGCAATCTCAGGAACTCTTCCGCAAGGCCCTCGGGCTCTACCAGACCCTAGACCGACCCATCCCGGCCGAGTCCGAGTCGGCCCTCCGACTAGAAGTCGAGAATGGCTCGCGGGTGGTCTCTTTACCCGGCACCAGTTCGACGATTCGTGGCTACTCCGGAGTGCGGCTGCTCGCCATCGACGAGGCCGCCCGAGTGCCGGACGATCTGTATTTCGCCGTGCGGCCCATGCTCGCCGTCTCCGGTGGGCGCCTCATCTGCCTGTCCACACCCTTCGGCACCCGTGGCTGGTGGTACGACGCTTGGCGATCCGACGAACCGTGGGAACGCTACGAAGTCCCGGCCTCCGAGTGCCCTCGAATCTCTCCAGAATTTCTGGAGGAAGAGCGTCTCGCCATGGGCGAATGGTGGTTCGAGCAAGAATACGGCTGTCTCTTCGCCGAAGCCGAGAACCAGCCGTTCTCGCGCGAAGATGTCGAACGGGCATTCAGTGAGGACCTTGAGGCATGGGACCTGTGA
- a CDS encoding DUF4145 domain-containing protein: MENQRRGYAFYGLEPLKLTITLWQDKGGLLVPKFLAVILAMPDAVFGLISSPTTYIIGSFELRGLPGDLAALLTVTNAFLWFAVVRAPRRISLRRPSPLGDPGDRFDDDLLDLYVGIKTMIDDSIGRHSELRQLKPTLVELHSSLQKEAYSASLTAAGKVLEAILSAYGMEAGVDLSGKTLFVKTQSLQGKGQKADEITRLKPLLNIVRVYRNLGAHHGARPATRVDVLLALMALAQCLQLVLPDDWLDPPGREIPLSE; encoded by the coding sequence GTGGAGAATCAACGCAGAGGCTACGCCTTTTATGGCCTCGAGCCTCTCAAGCTTACAATCACGCTATGGCAGGATAAGGGCGGGCTCCTCGTGCCCAAGTTCTTAGCAGTTATCTTGGCAATGCCAGATGCGGTGTTCGGCCTAATCTCTTCGCCTACAACTTACATTATAGGTAGCTTCGAACTTAGGGGTCTCCCTGGAGACCTTGCAGCCTTGCTTACCGTGACAAACGCTTTTCTGTGGTTTGCGGTTGTCCGCGCCCCCAGAAGGATCAGCTTGCGTCGTCCATCGCCACTTGGTGACCCTGGCGACAGATTTGATGATGACCTCCTAGATCTCTATGTCGGAATCAAGACTATGATAGATGACTCTATCGGAAGGCATAGCGAACTGAGACAGCTCAAGCCTACCCTCGTGGAGCTACACAGTAGCCTTCAGAAGGAGGCGTATTCAGCATCATTGACTGCTGCGGGAAAAGTGCTAGAGGCCATACTTTCTGCGTACGGCATGGAAGCTGGAGTAGACCTCTCCGGAAAGACTCTATTTGTCAAGACCCAATCCCTACAGGGTAAGGGGCAGAAAGCAGATGAGATCACTAGGCTTAAGCCATTGCTGAATATTGTTCGAGTTTACCGTAATCTGGGCGCCCATCACGGCGCAAGGCCAGCCACTCGGGTTGATGTTCTCCTTGCTCTTATGGCCCTCGCCCAGTGTCTCCAACTGGTTCTGCCAGACGATTGGCTCGATCCGCCAGGAAGGGAAATTCCACTATCAGAGTGA
- a CDS encoding AlpA family phage regulatory protein, which yields MIEQTQPRLLRTKDVLDRLNISRATLWRWERAGLVPARRRIGPNIVGWLAEEIDEFIESRPALGAPREPEASS from the coding sequence ATGATCGAGCAAACTCAGCCACGACTCCTCCGCACCAAGGACGTTCTCGACCGACTTAACATCTCCCGCGCAACACTCTGGCGGTGGGAGCGGGCAGGCCTGGTGCCGGCTCGCCGGCGAATTGGCCCCAACATCGTGGGCTGGCTCGCGGAGGAGATTGACGAGTTCATCGAGAGCCGGCCCGCTCTCGGCGCCCCGCGTGAGCCCGAGGCCTCTTCATGA